A stretch of DNA from Mycobacteriales bacterium:
GGGCGGCTGCGGCGTCGCGGCGGCCGAGACCGTGCCGCCCCGGCCGGTCACCGAGGAGACCATCCAGAACACCCCCACCACCGCGAGCAGCGCGACCACCACCGCGCCGGAGAGCAGCAGCCAGAGCGGGCGCCGCGCAGGCGGCGTGGATCGCGGGGATTCCCGGAACAGGTCGAACTCGTCGTCCACCGGATCTCCCGCCACGCCGTCAGGTCGCCGAGGACGATAACCCACGCCCGGCCCGGACGGGACCGATCAGTACGTCCGGGTCCGGTCCGGGACGTCCCCGCCCATCCCGCCGGAGCAACGGAAGACTGCCCGTCCGGACCGCGCCAGGACCCGTACGGCAGTGGCAGGGTGAAGGCCGACACCGTCATCCCTGGAGGTCAGCGCATGCCCGCGTTCCCGTCCCTCGCCCACGTCGCCGTCACGGTGACCGACCTCGACCGCAGCACTCGCTGGTACTCGGCGCTGTTCGACGCCGAACCCGTGCTGGACGAGGACGAGCAGTCGGGCACGTTCCACCACACCGTGTACCTGCTCGACGGCGGGCAGCTGTTCGGCCTGCACAAGCACGTCGACGCCGGCTCGGTGGACTTCAACGAGCGGGACGCCGGGCTGGACCACGTCGCGTTCGCCTGCGCCGACCGGGCCCAGCTGGAGAGCTGGGCCGCCCGGCTGGACGAGCTCGGGATCAAGCACGGCGGTGTGGTCGACGCGACCTACGGCTCCGGGTTGTCCTTCCGCGACCCCGACAGCATCGCGCTGGAGTTCTTCGCCCCGCCCGCCGGCTGAGCCTGCGCGTCCGGCCGGACCGCCGCCGCGGCCGGCAGCCTGCGTCCGGCCGGACCGCCGCCGCGGCCCGGCCGGCGTTCAGCGCAGCGCCAGGTAGGGCGCCAGCGCCAGCAGCACCACGACCAGGATCCCGCGCAGCGTCGCGGTCGGCAGCGCCCGGGCGATCCGCCAGCCCACGATCACCCCGGCCAGCTCGGGCGCGCCGATCAGCAGCACCAGACCCCAGTCGACGCTGCCGTGGATCGCGTACCCGATCGTGCCGACGGACGCGATCACGATCGACTGGACCTGGGCCGCGGCCAGCGACTCCAGCACGCCGACGCCGATCGCCAGCAGCAGCGGCACGGTCAGCATCGGACCGCCGAGCCCGAGGACGCCGCTGACCAGGCCGACCGCGGCGCCGAGCACGACCAGCACCCAGGTCCGCGGGTGCGCGTGCCCGGCAGCGGCCTCCTGCCGCCCGCGCCACCAGACGAGCACCGCGACCGCGACCGCGAAGACCGCCAGCAGGATCCCGAACGCCTTCTTCGACACGTGGGTGTTGATCACCACGCCCGGGGGAGTGCCGAGCACCGCCGCGGCCGCGAGGATCAGGGCCGTCCGGCGGGTGGCCGCGTCCCGCAGCTGCCCGGACGCGGTGAACGCGGCGGTCCCGGCGATCCCGCAGGCGATGTTCGTCGCGATCGCGGTCCCGGCCACCACCGCGGGCGCGAGCGGGGTCAGCGCGAACAGCCCGATCGTCGGCAGCACCCCGCCCGGCCCGACCGCGCTGATCCCGACCCCGCCGACCACGCCGATCAGCGCGAGCAGGACGAGTACGCCGGCGGACAGATCTGCCACACCCCCACCCTAGGGTGGACCGCCGACCAACCGATCGGTTGATCAGCCGCCGGTCCGGACACGGCAGGCTCGGGGACATGACGGCCCTGCAGCTCTCGAAGCTCACCAAGACGTACGGGCCGACGACGGCCGTCGCCGGGATCGACCTGGAGGTGCCGGCCGGGTCGTTCTTCGGCCTGGTCGGGCCGAACGGCGCCGGCAAGACCACGGCGCTGTCGATGGCCGTCGGGCTGCTGCGGCCGGACTCCGGCACGGCGCGGATCTTCGGCGTCGACGTCTGGGCCAGGCCCGCCGAGGCGAAGGCGCTGGTCGGTGTGCTGCCGGACGGGCTGGCCATGCCGGAGCGGCTGACCGGCCGGGAGGTCCTGACGTACCTGGGCCTGCTGCGCGGGCTGCCCGAGGCCGAGGTCCGCCGCCGGGCCGAGGACCTGCTGCGCGTCCTGGAGCTGGACAGGGCCGAGCGCACGCTGGTGCTGGAGTACTCCACCGGCATGCGCAAGAAGATCGGCCTGGCCGTCGCGCTGCTGCACGCGCCGCGGCTGCTGGTGCTGGACGAGCCGTTCGAGTCGGTGGACCCGGTCTCGGCCGCGACGATCCGGCAGATCCTGCACCGGTTCGTGGCCGGCGGCGGCTCGGTCGTGCTGTCCAGCCACGTCATGTCGCTGGTCGAGGAGGTCTGCGACACGGTCGGGGTGATGGCCGCCGGGGCGGTCGTCGCCGCCGGCCCGCTGGCCGGGGTACGGGGCGCCGCCGCCAGCCTGGAGGACTCGTTCGTGCACCTGGTCGGCGCGAAGACCGCGTCGCTGGAGGGGCTGTCGTGGTTGTCGTCCTGATCCGGATGAAGGTCGCGCTGCTGCGCAACAGCTGGCGCGGCGAGCGGGTCTTCACGGTCTTCGCCGGCGGCGCCGTCGGCGTGCTGGCCGCGATCGGGACGCTGCTGCTGGCCGGGCTGCGGCCGGACCTGCTGGCCTCGGCGTACCTGGTCTGGGCGTTGGGCTGGGTGATCGGGCCGGTCCTCATGGGCGGCGGCGACGAGACGCTGC
This window harbors:
- a CDS encoding VOC family protein — protein: MPAFPSLAHVAVTVTDLDRSTRWYSALFDAEPVLDEDEQSGTFHHTVYLLDGGQLFGLHKHVDAGSVDFNERDAGLDHVAFACADRAQLESWAARLDELGIKHGGVVDATYGSGLSFRDPDSIALEFFAPPAG
- a CDS encoding sulfite exporter TauE/SafE family protein, whose amino-acid sequence is MADLSAGVLVLLALIGVVGGVGISAVGPGGVLPTIGLFALTPLAPAVVAGTAIATNIACGIAGTAAFTASGQLRDAATRRTALILAAAAVLGTPPGVVINTHVSKKAFGILLAVFAVAVAVLVWWRGRQEAAAGHAHPRTWVLVVLGAAVGLVSGVLGLGGPMLTVPLLLAIGVGVLESLAAAQVQSIVIASVGTIGYAIHGSVDWGLVLLIGAPELAGVIVGWRIARALPTATLRGILVVVLLALAPYLALR
- a CDS encoding ABC transporter ATP-binding protein — translated: MTALQLSKLTKTYGPTTAVAGIDLEVPAGSFFGLVGPNGAGKTTALSMAVGLLRPDSGTARIFGVDVWARPAEAKALVGVLPDGLAMPERLTGREVLTYLGLLRGLPEAEVRRRAEDLLRVLELDRAERTLVLEYSTGMRKKIGLAVALLHAPRLLVLDEPFESVDPVSAATIRQILHRFVAGGGSVVLSSHVMSLVEEVCDTVGVMAAGAVVAAGPLAGVRGAAASLEDSFVHLVGAKTASLEGLSWLSS